The Mycobacteriales bacterium genome contains the following window.
CGTCGCGGGCCGCTCGGGGTGCACCGGCCAGGCCCGCAGGGTCGCGAGACTCACCGCGGTGCCCACGGCGACACCGGCGGCCACGTCGCCGGGGTAGTGCACGCCGGTGTAGATACGGCTGAACGCGACCGCCGACCCCAGGGCGAGCAGCGGCAGCCCCGGCCAGCCGAGCTCGAGCGACGCGCCGACGGTGAACGCGGCGGCGGAGGCAGCGTGCCCCGAGGGGAACGACGAGGTGCGCGGTTGCGTGCGCAGCCGGCGGGCCGCGAGCACCGCGTCGAGTGCCGGCCGGCGGCGGCCGGCGGCCGCCTTCAGCACGGTGTTGGTGACGCCACTCGCGATGGTCAGGCTGATCAGCCCTCGTACGGCGGACCGGCGGCTGCGCCCGCGCGGCGCCGCGAGTCCGGCCGCCACGGCGCCCCACAGCACGCCGTGGTCCGCAAGCCGGGACAGCGGCGGGAGCACCTGGTCGAGTGCTGGTGAATGCCAGCGCGCGACCGCCCGGAACAGCGCGAGGTCGAGGTCGTGCAGCCGGCCGGACGGGCGGATCATGGCGCGGAACCTACCCACCGGCGAGCGGTCCGCCGCTAGACCACCTGGGTCAGCCAGCGCACCGGCGCGCCCTCACCCGCGTGCCGGTAGGGCTCGAGCTCGGCGTCCCAGTGCGTGGCGAGCAGTCGTTCGAGCCCGTGCTGCAGCGACGGCAGGTCGTCGGCGCGGGCCAGCAGCGCACGCAGGCGGTCCTCCTGGACGAGCACGTCGCCGTTGGCGCTCATCGTCGTACGCATGACGCCGAGGCTGGGCGTGGCGAGGTAGCGCTCGCCGTCGGCGCAGTCGCTCGGCTCCTCGGTGATCTCGAAGCGCAGCATGGCCCAGTCGCGCAGCGCCGCGGCGATCCGTCCGGCGGTGCCCGGCCGGCCGCGCCAGCCGGTCTCGCAGCGGAGGAAGCCAGGCGCCATGGACTGCCCCGTCCAGGTCAGGGACACCGGCACGCCGAGGACGCCCGCGACCGCCCACTCCACGTGGGGCGAGAGGGCGGGCGGGCAGGAGTGCACGAACAGCACGCCACGAGCGGGCGCGACTGCTGACACGGCAGCGGACACGGTGACCTCCGGCGTTGGGACGAGGGACGCCTTCCCCTGCGCTCTCGCCCACCGGCCGGTCGTCGCGCTGCGCGACCTACCGACGGCCATTGTGCACCATCAGTCACACCAGTACCCGCATTCCGGGGGGTTCGCCACGCCGGTCGACGGGGGAAGTCGAGCGCATGAGCGAGAAGATCGACGTCCAGGCCATGGGCCCGCACGAGTTCTCCGTCGATGTCACCGAGGGCACTACGAAGACGAGCCACCGCGTCACCGTTCCGGAGGATCTGCTGGTCGACCTCGGCGCGCCCGACACCGACGAGGAGCGGTTGGTCCACGAGTCCTTCTCCTTCCTGCTGGAGAAGGAGAAGTCGACCACCATCCTGCCGGAGTTCCCGCTCGACGAGATCCAGAACTACTTCTCCGACTACATGGACGCGATGCGCACGCGCCTCGCCGGCTGACCCGAGCGGTTGGCGTACGCCGGACCCCGGCGCCACCTCACGCGACCGCAGGCCTCCCACGTGCCAGTCTGGTCGGGCAGCTGCCGTCCGCGGAGGACCGATGACCACGACCACGCCCGACCTCGCCGCCGAGGTGACCGGCAACCCGTTCGCGTTCCTCGACCCCGGCGTCAGGGCGCAGCCCTACCCGTGGCTCGACGCGCTGCGCGAGGCCGGTCCGGTCCCCGCACCGGGCATCGACGGGCTGGTGGTCTTCGGCCGGTTCGACGACTGCGAGGAGATCCTCGTCGCGCCGTGGGGCAGCCACGATCCGCGCAAGGGCAACCGGTTCGCCGAGATCGCGGCGGCGCGCGGGCTCGACGAGCAGGCGGAGATGGACCGCCAGCGGTCGTTCCTGTTCCTGGACCCGCCCGACCACACCCGGCTGCGCGGGCTGGTGAGCAAGGCGTTCACGCGGCGGCGGATCGAGCAGCTGCGGCCGCGGGTCGAGCAGCTCGTCGACGGCTACCTCGACGCGATCGCCGCGAAGGGTGACCTCGAGCTGGTCACCGACCTCGCCTACCCGCTGCCCGTGACCGTCATCAGCGAGATGCTCGGGGTGCCGCCCGAGGATCGCGACACGTTCCAGGCCTGGTCGAGGCTGCTCGCGCACAGCCTCGACGCGGGCCTGATCCCGCAGCCGGAGGAGCAGCTGCGGGCGCAGCGGCGGGCGGTCAACGAGTTCCGGGCCTACTTCACGGAGCTGACCGAGCGTCGTCGCCACGAGCCGACCGAAGACCTGTTGACCGGACTCGTGCAGGCGGAGGAGGCCGGTGACCGGCTCAGCCAGGACGAGCTGCTCTCGACCTGCATCCTGCTGCTGATCGCCGGGCACGAGACGACCGTCAACCTCATCGGCAACGCCGTGCTGACGCTGCTGCGTCACCCCGACCAGTGGCAGCTGCTCGTCGACGACCCGGCGCTGGCGCTGGCCGCGACCGAGGAGACGCTGCGGTTCGACCCGCCGGTGCAGCTCACGTCGCGCACCGCGCTCGAGGACGTCGAGGTCGCCGGCGCGACCGTGCCGAAGGGTGGTTCGGCGGTGTGCGCGCTGGGCGCCGCCAACCGCGACCCGCGGGCCTTCGAACACCCCGAGCGGTTCGACATCCGCCGCGAGGACAACAAGTACCTCTCCTTCGGCAAGGGCGTGCACTACTGCCTGGGCGCCCCGCTGGCCCGGCTCGAGTGCGAGGTGACGCTGGCAGCGTTCGCCCGCCGCGTGGTGCGCCCGGCGCTAGTCGCCGACCCGCCCGACTACACGTCCAACGCGATCCTGCGCGGCGTCGCCGCCCTGCCGATCACGTTCGAGGACATCCACTAGCGAGGCCCCGTTGTGCGGGGCCGGCGATGTCGCCGTACTGCGGCAACTACTGCCGCGGTGTCGGGGTCAAATGATCTCTGACAGGCCCCGTACGGCGGCAGAAGTGGGCCGCTAGTTCTGGAGCGGCTGCAGATGCTCGGCGAGGCCGGCCAGCTCGTCGTCCCATGACGGCGGCTCCTGCACGGGAGCCACGACGAACTTCGAGAAGCCGCGCTCGACGAACCGCTCGAGCAGCGCGCGCAGCGCCGGCAGGCCGACCGGCACGATGTCGCGCGGGTCGGTGTCGGGCCGGCGGCGGGTGACGAGGCGGGCCAGCCGCTCGGGGATCTCGTCGTGCACGTAGGTGACCAGCGCGCCGAAGTGCTCAGGGTCGATCGCGCGGCCGGCCTCGTCGGCGGCCTGCTCGATGACGGGCCGCGCCGCCGCGGCGTCGTCGGGCGTGCAGAAGCTGGGCAGCCAGCCGTCGCCGAGCCGCCCGGTGCGGCGCAGCTCCGACGGGGCGATGCCGCCGAACCAGACGTCGGGCGGCGACTGCGCCGGCAGCGGCTGCACCGTGAGGCCGTCGTAGTGGAAGCGTGGCCCGTCGTGGGTGACCGCCTCCCCCGACCAGAACCGGCGCAACAGGGGTAGCGCTTCCTCGACCCAGCCGGCCCGGTCCTCCCGCGCCACCCCGAAGGCCTGCTGCTCGGCCGGGTCGACGACGCCCAGCCCCACGGCCGGCAGCAGCCGCCCGCCGGACAGCTGGTCGAGGCTGGCGAGCGTCGAGGCGAGCAGTGCCGGCGAACGGCCGGGCAGCACGAGGACGCTGGTGCCCAGCTTCAGCCGCCTGGTGCGGCCGGCGGCCACGGCGAGCCCGATCAGCGGGTCGGGCGCCGCGCCGGTGATGCGTTCGGAGAGCCACAGCGAGTCGAACCGCAGGGTCTCGAGGGCGTCGACGACGGTCGCGAACGTCGCGGCGTCGAGCGGGGTCTGGGTGCCCAGCCCGAAACCGACCCGGACCTTCATGCGCTCACCGGGCGGTGGCTGCCGGCCCAGGCGCCGTAGAGGCGGGCGTAGTGCCCGCCCGCGGCGACCAGGTCGGCGTGCGGACCGACTTCGACGACGCGGCCCTCGTCGACGACCACGACCCGGTCGGCACGGGCCGCGGTCGACAGGCGGTGGGCGATGACGATGACGGTGCGGCCGACCATCAGCGCGTTCATCGCCGCCTCGACCTCGGCCTCCGTGC
Protein-coding sequences here:
- a CDS encoding DUF3145 domain-containing protein → MSAAVSAVAPARGVLFVHSCPPALSPHVEWAVAGVLGVPVSLTWTGQSMAPGFLRCETGWRGRPGTAGRIAAALRDWAMLRFEITEEPSDCADGERYLATPSLGVMRTTMSANGDVLVQEDRLRALLARADDLPSLQHGLERLLATHWDAELEPYRHAGEGAPVRWLTQVV
- a CDS encoding cytochrome P450 gives rise to the protein MTTTTPDLAAEVTGNPFAFLDPGVRAQPYPWLDALREAGPVPAPGIDGLVVFGRFDDCEEILVAPWGSHDPRKGNRFAEIAAARGLDEQAEMDRQRSFLFLDPPDHTRLRGLVSKAFTRRRIEQLRPRVEQLVDGYLDAIAAKGDLELVTDLAYPLPVTVISEMLGVPPEDRDTFQAWSRLLAHSLDAGLIPQPEEQLRAQRRAVNEFRAYFTELTERRRHEPTEDLLTGLVQAEEAGDRLSQDELLSTCILLLIAGHETTVNLIGNAVLTLLRHPDQWQLLVDDPALALAATEETLRFDPPVQLTSRTALEDVEVAGATVPKGGSAVCALGAANRDPRAFEHPERFDIRREDNKYLSFGKGVHYCLGAPLARLECEVTLAAFARRVVRPALVADPPDYTSNAILRGVAALPITFEDIH
- a CDS encoding LLM class flavin-dependent oxidoreductase, with amino-acid sequence MKVRVGFGLGTQTPLDAATFATVVDALETLRFDSLWLSERITGAAPDPLIGLAVAAGRTRRLKLGTSVLVLPGRSPALLASTLASLDQLSGGRLLPAVGLGVVDPAEQQAFGVAREDRAGWVEEALPLLRRFWSGEAVTHDGPRFHYDGLTVQPLPAQSPPDVWFGGIAPSELRRTGRLGDGWLPSFCTPDDAAAARPVIEQAADEAGRAIDPEHFGALVTYVHDEIPERLARLVTRRRPDTDPRDIVPVGLPALRALLERFVERGFSKFVVAPVQEPPSWDDELAGLAEHLQPLQN